The Arachis hypogaea cultivar Tifrunner chromosome 14, arahy.Tifrunner.gnm2.J5K5, whole genome shotgun sequence genome has a segment encoding these proteins:
- the LOC112742815 gene encoding uncharacterized protein — protein sequence MGEGNVAAEDGQFSVGMEFSSRKSVISAIKICTISKEVDYTVYESEPQTFYVKCKGYGAGCDWLIRASLIRKKGCWKIRRYSEKHTCTMWTISQDHAKLDSDKIADAIMSLVEADPTIKVKSIITEVQSRFNYTTLPIWLKTMTAKMPKSRVQIKTLPVYRESEEVQGVDGTQLYRKYKGALLILVAQYGNQNIMPIAFSIVDGETAHAWEFFLTNLRRYVVTIDGVGIISDRHNSIDASIGHSNLNNNDNDNDNDNDDNDNDNDNDNDNDNNNNNNNNNDK from the exons ATGG GTGAAGGCAATGTTGCGGCAGAAGATGGTCAGTTTAGTGTCGGAATGGAATTTAGTTCTAGAAAGTCAgtgatatctgcaatcaaaaTTTGCACTATCTCTAAAGAagttgattacactgtgtatgagtctgagccgcaGACATTCTATGTAAAATGCAAGGGTTATGGTGCAGGGTGCGATTGGCTTATCCGAGCTAGTTTGATTCGAAAGAAAGGTTGTTGGAAGATCAGAAGATACAGTGAAAAACACACGTGCACCATGTGgacgatttcacaagatcatgccaagttggactcAGATAAAATTGCAGATGCTATTATGTCGTTGGTTGAAGCAGACCCAACAATAAAGGTGAAGTCTATTATTACAGAAGTTCAATCCAGGTTCAACTACACT ACTCTGCCAATATGGTTGAAAACAATGACTGCGAAGATGCCAAAGTCTCGTGTTCAAATAAAAACACTCCCCGTCTATCGTGAGAGTGAGGAAGTTCAAGGT GTTGATGGTACACAACTGtacagaaaatataaaggtgCACTTTTAATTCTGGTGGCACAATATGGGAACCAAAATATTATGCCTATTGCATTTTCGATCGTCGATGGTGAGACGGCACACGCGTGGGAGTTTTTCCTAACTAATTTGCGGAGATATGTTGTTACCATTGATGGCGTGGGCATTATTTCTGACCGTCATAACTCCATCGACGCATCAATAGGTCACAGTAACTTG AACAACAACGACAACGACAACGACAACGACAACGACGACAACGACAACGACAACGACAACGACAACGACaacgacaacaacaacaacaacaataataacaacgaTAAATAA
- the LOC140178639 gene encoding protein MAIN-LIKE 2-like, producing the protein MPETHTFHLLVGEVTVTLEDVTHILVLPINGDPVTGKTNSSHQFLVENYFACFGQLPGTDDHILDKINLAWVRRCRDTEPCDTQESIERYMRAHIFYVLGTVVFSDKSTNSLNSKFLPLLQDFHCIPLYSWGQLVWHICIDRCVVHHNCKEMDEPFVLLFVWAWERMPFLAPIPCN; encoded by the coding sequence ATGCCTGAAACCCACACGTTTCACCTTCTAGTTGGCGAAGTGACTGTGACGCTAGAAGACGTGACACATATACTTGTCCTCCCGATTAATGGGGATCCCGTTACGGGTAAAACGAACAGCAGTCACCagtttttggtggagaactaCTTCGCTTGTTTTGGTCAGTTGCCCGGTACGGACGATCACATATTGGATAAGATAAATCTTGCATGGGTCCGGCGATGTAGAGACACCGAACCGTGTGACACGCAAGAGTCCATCGAGCGGTACATGCGAGCTCATATTTTCTACGTGCTCGGAACGGTTGTATTTTCAGATAAGTCGACTAATTCTTTGAACTCGAAGTTTTTGCCTCTACTTCAAGATTTCCATTGCATTCCACTATACAGTTGGGGGCAGCTAGTCTGGCACATCTGTATAGATCGTTGTGTCGTACATCACAACTGTAAAGAGATGGATGAACCTTTCGTTCTGCTTTTTGTTTGGGCATGGGAGCGTATGCCGTTTCTGGCACCTATTCCTTGCAATTAG
- the LOC112742816 gene encoding protein MAIN-LIKE 1-like yields MGDDPGRLYRLDGVAHIAGVINDEPRRCISSMRRQQRMRLDERLFRLDEPLVSAFVKRWRPETHTFHMLFGECTITLQDVVYQLGLPVDERYVSGCLTDFHVYIEGDKPAWQWFHELLGVLPPANQIQKFAVNYTWFQETFGECPEEADEETVRRFTRAYIMMLLGTQLFDDKSGNRIHIRWLPFVARLEEMGGYSWRSATLAWLYRCIC; encoded by the exons atgggggacgatccgggaaGGCTGTATCGACTGGATGGAgtcgctcatatagccggggtgatcaacgacgag CCCCGGCGTTGCATATCGAGCATGCGGCGGCAACAGAGGATGCGACTGGATGAGag ATTGTTCAGATTGGACGAGCCCCTTGTGAGTGCCTTCGTGAAGCggtggcgtccggagacgcacacgttCCACATGctgttcggagagtgcacgatcacacttcaGGACGTTGTGTACCAGTTGGGGTTGCCAGTGGATGAACGTTACGTCAGTGGTTGCCTGACAGACTTCCACGTATATATAGAGGGTGACAAGCCAGCTTGGCAGTGGTTCCATGAGTTGCTCGGTGTGTTACCTCCCGCGAACCAGATACAGAAGTTCGCAGTGAACTATACCTGGTTCCAGGAGACTTTTGGAGAGTGCCCTGAGGAGGCAGATGAGGAGACGGTGAGGCGCTTTACCcgtgcctatatcatgatgttaTTGGGCACCCAGCTGTTTGACGACAAGTCAGGCAATCGTATACACATCAGATGGTTACCGTTTGTGGctaggcttgaggagatgggtggCTATAGCTGGCGGTCGGCGACACTagcatggttgtaccggtgcatatGCTGA
- the LOC112742817 gene encoding uncharacterized protein has product MKYDRTKEPQEHLTAFEARMNLEGAADVVRCRAFPIILAGYAIKWFNGLPNGSIASFDVVSRKFMDQFTARITKAKHLINLLGITQRQDESMRKYLDRFNDECLTIDGHTDLVVGLCLTNGLMDVDFRKHLTTKPVWTMHEIQSVTRKYINDEEVSQVVAANKRKHGNTTPRSNPLPKAS; this is encoded by the coding sequence ATGAAGTATGACAGAACCAAGGAACCCCAGGAACACCTAACAGCCTTCGAGGCAAGGATGAACTTGGAAGGAGCCGCCGATGTGGTCCGATGCAGGGCCTTTCCGATAATCTTAGCCGGCTAtgcaatcaaatggttcaacggCCTCCCGAATGGTTCCATAGCCAGCTTTGACGTCGTCTCTAGAAAGTTTATGGACCAGTTCACTGCCAGGATCACCAAAGCAAAGCACCTGATCAACCTACTCGGAATTACCCAAAGACAAGACGAATCCATGAGGAAATACCTCGACAGATTCAACGATGAGTGCCTAACGATCGATGGACACACGGACTTGGTAGTTGGTCTCTGTCTAACCAATGGACTCATGGATGTAGACTTCCGAAAGCACCTCACCACCAAGCCAGTCTGGACTATGCACGAAATCCAAAGTGTCACGAGGAAATATATAAATGACGAAGAGGTAAGCCAAGTCGTGGCCGCCAACAAACGGAAGCACGGCAACACGACACCTCGTAGCAACCCACTACCGAAAGCGTCCTAG